Proteins encoded in a region of the Suricata suricatta isolate VVHF042 chromosome 10, meerkat_22Aug2017_6uvM2_HiC, whole genome shotgun sequence genome:
- the LOC115304370 gene encoding uncharacterized protein LOC115304370: protein MPTCWPWGVAPYEEAVPSARLGYFPVHGLQKGRQQGGHVLSKEEHKGTNPLEPLRPQPCSVSAAPRGRVRGLTRPPGLLADAGATKRPVFLRSLQRHNQNPLGTPRPPCPPDSPGSAGQREPARPVSVHARASTLRGRGRVPYRFLEGDRSSMKNEPLAAPPQPPRAHRPVGAASQANEGPVGCLRTSSLWATALSCLFESWPLRGESYCPSGQFLLSFAV, encoded by the exons ATGCCGACGTGCTGGCCATGGGGAGTGGCTCCTTACGAG GAAGCTGTGCCCAGTGCTCGACTTGGGTATTTCCCTGTGCACGGGCTACAGAAGGGAAGGCAGCAAGGCGGGCACGTGCTGTCCAAAGAG GAGCATAAAGGAACAAATCCACTTGAGCCCCTGCGTCCCCAGCCTTGCTCAGTGTCTGCAGCACCGCGTGGACGTGTGCGTGGACTCACACGCCCTCCAGGTCTGCTCGCCGACGCAGGAGCCACCAAGCGGCCAGTTTTTCTCAGGTCACTTCAGCGCCACAATCAGAATCCCCTCGGCACACCTCGCCCGCCTTGTCCTCCAGACTCGCCAGGCTCCGCGGGCCAGCGAGAACCGGCACGTCCTGTCAGTGTGCACGCGCGTGCGTCCACACTGCGTGGACGTGGGCGTGTCCCATACCGTTTCCTGGAGGGAGACCGCTCCAGCATGAAGAATGAACCGCTCGCCGCTCCACCGCAGCCCCCGAGAGCGCACAGGCCCGTGGGAGCTGCGTCCCAAGCAAACGAGGGTCCTGTTGGGTGTCTGAGGACCAGCTCCTTGTGGGCCACCGCCCTCAGCTGTCTGTTCGAGTCTTGGCCCCTGAGAGGAGAAAGCTACTGTCCCTCTGGGcaattccttctctcttttgcaGTTTAA